In one Micromonospora polyrhachis genomic region, the following are encoded:
- the carB gene encoding carbamoyl-phosphate synthase large subunit: protein MPKRTDLKHVMVIGSGPIVIGQACEFDYSGTQACRVLRSEGLRVSLVNSNPATIMTDPEFADATYVEPITPEFVELVIAKERPDALLPTLGGQTALNTAVALHESGVLDKYGVELIGADIDAIRRGEDRQLFKEIVAKAGGETPRSRVCHSMDEVRATVAELGLPVVIRPSFTMGGLGSGMAHTDEDLERIAGAGLAASPVHEVLIEESVLGWKEYELELMRDRNDNVVVVCSIENIDPMGVHTGDSVTVAPAMTLTDREYQRLRDLGIAVLREVGVDTGGCNIQFAINPRDGRLVVIEMNPRVSRSSALASKATGFPIAKIAAKLAIGYTLDEIPNDITRKTPAAFEPSLDYVVVKIPRFAFEKFPGADAELTTTMKSVGEAMSLGRNFAEALNKAMRSMETKAAGFWTQPDPVGTTLENTLAALGTPHDGRLYTLERALRLGASVAEVSAASGGVDPWFLNEIVALIELRAEITGAAVLDGELLRRAKRAGLSDRQIAALRPELAAEDGVRALRHRLGLRPVYKTVDTCAAEFSAATPYHYSSYDEETEVTESAGAKVLILGSGPNRIGQGIEFDYSCVHAVMALREASSGTRGGDGSGFETVMVNCNPETVSTDYDTADRLYFEPLTFEDVLEVWHAEDSSGRAAGGPGVVGVIVQLGGQTPLGLAQRLKDAGVPIVGTSPESIHLAEDRGAFGAVLEQAGLRAPAHGTATSYDVAKAIADEIGYPVLVRPSYVLGGRGMEIVYDDATLRDYIGRATDISPEHPVLVDRFLDDAIEIDVDALCDATGEVYLGGVMEHIEEAGIHSGDSSCTLPPITLAGSHLAEVRRYTEAIARGIGVRGLLNVQYALKDDVLYVLEANPRASRTVPFVSKATAVPLAKAAARIMLGATIADLRSEGLLPSTGDGGTVPAGAPIAVKEAVLPFKRFRTKAGKGVDSLLGPEMKSTGEVMGIDTAFGQAFAKSQSAAYGSLPTAGKIFVSVANRDKRGMIFPVKRLADLGFEIVATAGTGEVLRRHGIECEVIHKHYEEAGDGRNAVSLIAAGEVALVINTPQGSGASARYDGYEIRSAAVTADIPCVTTVPGAAAAVMGIEARIRGDLTVRPLQQLHAALRAADQ from the coding sequence GTGCCTAAGCGGACAGATCTGAAGCATGTCATGGTGATCGGCTCCGGCCCGATCGTCATCGGACAGGCCTGCGAGTTCGACTACTCCGGCACCCAGGCGTGCCGGGTGCTGCGCAGCGAAGGGCTGCGGGTCAGCCTGGTCAACTCCAACCCGGCCACCATCATGACCGACCCGGAGTTCGCCGACGCCACCTACGTCGAGCCGATCACCCCGGAGTTCGTCGAACTGGTCATCGCCAAGGAACGCCCCGACGCACTGCTGCCCACCCTGGGTGGCCAGACCGCGCTCAACACCGCGGTCGCGCTGCACGAGTCGGGGGTACTCGACAAGTACGGCGTGGAGCTGATCGGCGCGGACATCGACGCGATCCGGCGCGGCGAGGACCGGCAGCTGTTCAAGGAGATCGTCGCCAAGGCCGGCGGCGAGACCCCGCGCAGCCGGGTCTGCCACTCGATGGACGAGGTCCGGGCGACCGTGGCCGAGTTGGGCCTGCCGGTGGTGATCCGGCCGTCGTTCACCATGGGTGGTCTCGGTTCGGGCATGGCGCACACCGACGAGGACCTGGAGCGGATCGCCGGGGCGGGCCTGGCCGCCAGCCCGGTGCACGAGGTGCTCATCGAGGAGAGCGTGCTCGGCTGGAAGGAGTACGAGCTGGAGCTGATGCGCGACCGCAACGACAACGTGGTGGTCGTCTGCTCCATCGAGAACATCGACCCGATGGGTGTGCACACCGGCGACAGCGTCACCGTTGCCCCGGCGATGACCCTGACCGACCGGGAATACCAGCGGCTGCGCGACCTGGGCATCGCGGTGCTGCGCGAGGTGGGCGTGGACACCGGCGGGTGCAACATCCAGTTCGCGATCAATCCGCGCGACGGCCGGCTGGTCGTCATCGAGATGAACCCCCGGGTGTCCCGCTCGTCGGCGCTGGCCTCCAAGGCCACCGGTTTCCCGATCGCGAAGATCGCCGCGAAGCTGGCCATCGGCTACACCCTGGACGAGATCCCCAACGACATCACCCGCAAGACGCCGGCCGCGTTCGAGCCGAGCCTGGACTACGTCGTGGTGAAGATCCCCCGGTTCGCGTTCGAGAAGTTCCCCGGCGCGGACGCGGAGCTGACCACCACGATGAAGTCGGTGGGCGAGGCGATGAGCCTGGGGCGCAACTTCGCCGAGGCGCTCAACAAGGCGATGCGGTCGATGGAGACCAAGGCGGCCGGTTTCTGGACCCAGCCGGACCCGGTCGGGACCACCCTGGAGAACACACTCGCCGCGCTGGGTACGCCGCACGACGGGCGGCTCTACACGCTCGAACGGGCACTGCGGCTGGGTGCCTCGGTGGCCGAGGTGTCGGCCGCCTCCGGTGGGGTCGACCCCTGGTTCCTGAACGAGATCGTCGCCCTGATCGAGCTGCGTGCGGAGATCACCGGTGCGGCCGTACTCGACGGGGAGCTGTTGCGACGGGCCAAGCGCGCCGGACTCTCCGACCGGCAGATAGCGGCGCTGCGTCCGGAACTCGCGGCCGAGGACGGGGTTCGTGCGCTGCGCCACCGGCTCGGTCTGCGCCCGGTCTACAAGACCGTGGACACCTGCGCGGCCGAGTTCTCCGCGGCCACGCCCTACCACTACTCGTCGTACGACGAGGAGACCGAGGTGACTGAGTCGGCCGGGGCGAAGGTGCTGATCCTCGGCTCTGGGCCGAACCGGATCGGGCAGGGCATCGAGTTCGACTACTCGTGCGTACACGCGGTGATGGCGCTGCGCGAGGCAAGCTCCGGGACGCGCGGTGGCGACGGTTCGGGCTTCGAGACCGTCATGGTCAACTGCAACCCGGAGACCGTCTCCACCGACTACGACACCGCCGACCGGCTCTACTTCGAGCCGCTCACCTTCGAGGACGTGCTGGAGGTCTGGCACGCGGAGGACTCCTCCGGCCGGGCCGCCGGTGGCCCCGGGGTCGTCGGCGTGATCGTCCAGCTCGGCGGCCAGACCCCCCTCGGCCTCGCCCAGCGGCTCAAGGACGCCGGGGTGCCGATCGTCGGCACCTCGCCGGAGTCCATCCACCTGGCCGAGGACCGGGGTGCGTTCGGCGCGGTGCTGGAGCAGGCCGGGCTGCGCGCCCCCGCGCACGGCACGGCCACCTCGTACGACGTGGCGAAGGCGATCGCCGACGAGATCGGCTACCCGGTGCTGGTCCGTCCGTCGTACGTGCTCGGCGGCCGGGGCATGGAGATCGTCTACGACGACGCCACGCTGCGTGACTACATCGGCCGGGCCACCGACATCTCGCCGGAACACCCGGTGCTGGTCGACCGGTTCCTGGACGACGCGATCGAGATCGACGTCGACGCGCTCTGCGACGCCACCGGTGAGGTCTACCTCGGCGGCGTGATGGAGCACATCGAGGAGGCGGGCATCCACTCCGGCGACTCGTCGTGCACGCTGCCGCCGATCACGCTGGCCGGATCGCACCTGGCCGAGGTACGTCGCTACACCGAGGCGATCGCCCGGGGCATCGGGGTACGCGGCCTGCTCAACGTGCAGTACGCGCTCAAGGACGACGTGCTCTACGTACTGGAGGCGAACCCGCGCGCGTCGCGGACCGTGCCGTTCGTCTCGAAGGCCACGGCGGTGCCGCTGGCCAAGGCCGCCGCCCGGATCATGCTCGGGGCGACCATCGCCGACCTGCGCAGCGAAGGCTTGCTGCCGTCGACGGGCGACGGCGGGACGGTGCCGGCCGGTGCGCCGATCGCGGTCAAGGAGGCGGTGCTGCCGTTCAAGCGGTTCCGGACCAAGGCCGGCAAGGGGGTGGATTCGTTGCTCGGCCCGGAGATGAAGTCCACCGGCGAGGTGATGGGCATCGACACCGCCTTCGGGCAGGCGTTCGCCAAGTCGCAGTCGGCCGCGTACGGCTCGCTGCCCACCGCCGGGAAGATCTTCGTGTCGGTGGCCAACCGGGACAAGCGCGGCATGATTTTCCCGGTGAAGCGCCTGGCCGACCTGGGCTTCGAGATCGTGGCGACCGCCGGCACCGGCGAGGTGCTGCGCCGGCACGGCATCGAGTGCGAGGTGATCCACAAGCACTACGAGGAGGCCGGCGACGGCCGCAACGCGGTGTCGCTGATCGCCGCCGGTGAGGTCGCCCTGGTCATCAACACCCCGCAGGGGTCGGGGGCCAGCGCCCGGTACGACGGGTACGAGATCCGTAGCGCGGCGGTCACCGCCGACATCCCGTGCGTCACCACCGTTCCCGGTGCCGCCGCCGCGGTGATGGGCATCGAGGCTCGAATCCGGGGCGACCTGACGGTGCGACCGTTGCAGCAGCTACACGCCGCCCTCCGGGCCGCCGACCAGTGA
- the carA gene encoding glutamine-hydrolyzing carbamoyl-phosphate synthase small subunit yields the protein MTNRRRPAILVLEDGRIFRGEAYGSIGETFGEAVFTTGMTGYQETLTDPSYHRQVVVQTAPHIGNTGVNTEDDESSRIWVAGYVVRDPARASSNWRATGDLEDRLATEGVVGISGVDTRALTRHLRERGAMRVGISSRDDDPQALLERVRQAPEMTGANLSAEVTTEKPYTVRAEGEHRFTVAALDLGIKRNVARRLAARGVTTHVMPASSTIDDLLAMGADAVFLSPGPGDPATADHPVALAREVMRREIPLFGICFGSQILGRALGFGTYKLGYGHRGANQPVLDRTTGKVEVTSHNHGFAVDAPLNRVIDTDFGGVEVSHVCLNDNVVEGLRAKDVPAFTVQYHPEAAAGPHDADYLFDRFAELIERGGRPGTKLSEDERA from the coding sequence ATGACCAACAGGCGCAGGCCCGCGATCCTCGTACTGGAGGATGGCCGCATTTTCCGTGGCGAGGCGTACGGCAGCATCGGGGAGACCTTCGGTGAGGCGGTCTTCACCACCGGCATGACCGGCTACCAGGAGACGTTGACCGACCCGTCCTACCACCGCCAGGTGGTGGTGCAGACCGCCCCGCACATCGGCAACACCGGGGTCAACACCGAGGACGACGAGTCCAGCCGGATCTGGGTCGCCGGGTACGTCGTCCGGGATCCGGCCCGGGCCAGCTCCAACTGGCGGGCGACCGGAGACCTGGAGGACCGGCTGGCCACCGAGGGCGTGGTCGGCATCAGTGGGGTCGACACCCGGGCACTGACCCGCCACCTGCGTGAGCGGGGCGCGATGCGGGTCGGGATCTCCAGTCGGGACGACGACCCCCAGGCGCTGTTGGAGCGGGTACGGCAGGCGCCGGAGATGACCGGCGCGAACCTTTCGGCCGAGGTCACCACCGAGAAGCCGTACACGGTCCGGGCCGAGGGCGAGCATCGGTTCACCGTCGCCGCGCTCGACCTGGGAATCAAGCGCAACGTGGCACGACGGCTCGCGGCCCGGGGCGTGACCACCCACGTCATGCCGGCCTCGTCCACAATAGACGATCTGTTGGCGATGGGTGCGGACGCGGTCTTCCTCTCGCCCGGCCCGGGTGACCCGGCCACCGCCGATCACCCGGTCGCGTTGGCCCGTGAGGTGATGCGCCGCGAGATCCCGCTCTTCGGCATCTGCTTCGGCAGCCAGATCCTCGGGCGGGCGCTGGGCTTCGGCACCTACAAGCTGGGCTACGGCCACCGGGGCGCCAACCAGCCGGTGCTGGACCGGACCACCGGCAAGGTCGAGGTGACCAGCCACAACCACGGATTTGCCGTCGATGCGCCGCTGAATCGGGTCATCGACACCGACTTCGGCGGGGTCGAGGTCAGTCACGTGTGCCTCAACGACAACGTGGTCGAGGGCCTGCGGGCCAAGGACGTGCCCGCCTTCACCGTCCAGTACCACCCGGAAGCGGCGGCCGGACCGCACGACGCGGACTACCTGTTCGACCGCTTCGCGGAGCTGATCGAGCGTGGCGGTCGGCCCGGCACCAAGTTGAGCGAGGATGAGCGTGCCTAA
- a CDS encoding dihydroorotase gives MSAYLIKGASVVGAAPTDLLVRDGVVAEVGRDLDPRGAATVDAHGLVVLPGLVDLHTHLREPGREDAETVESGSRAAALGGYTAVCAMANTSPVADTAGVVEQVWRLGREAGLVDVQPIGAVTVGLAGERLAELGAMADSAAQVRIFSDDGHCVADPRLMRRALEYVKAFDGVIAQHAEEPRLTEGAQMHEGEVSTRLGLTGWPAVAEEAIIARDVLLAEHVGSRLHVCHVSTAGSVEVLRQAKARGVRVTAEVTPHHLLLTDELAASYDPVFKVNPPLRTATDIAALRAALVEGVIDIVATDHAPHALEDKECEWAYARPGMLGLETALSIVLDVLGPEWDLIAERMSRTPARIAGLTEHGLNPAPGVPANLTLVDPAARRTIVAGELASRSRNTPYAGTVLPGRIVATFLRGEPTVLDGKAVK, from the coding sequence GTGAGCGCGTACCTGATCAAGGGCGCGAGTGTCGTCGGTGCCGCGCCCACCGATCTGCTCGTGCGCGACGGTGTGGTGGCCGAGGTGGGTCGCGACCTGGATCCGCGGGGGGCGGCCACGGTCGACGCCCACGGGCTGGTCGTCCTGCCCGGGCTGGTCGACCTGCACACCCATCTGCGGGAACCGGGCCGTGAGGACGCCGAGACGGTCGAGTCCGGCTCCCGGGCGGCGGCGCTCGGCGGCTACACGGCGGTCTGCGCGATGGCCAACACCTCGCCGGTGGCCGACACCGCCGGCGTGGTGGAGCAGGTCTGGCGGCTGGGCCGCGAGGCCGGCCTGGTCGACGTGCAGCCGATCGGCGCGGTCACCGTGGGGCTGGCCGGCGAGCGGCTGGCCGAGTTGGGCGCGATGGCCGACTCCGCAGCCCAGGTGCGGATCTTCTCCGACGACGGACACTGTGTGGCCGACCCCCGGCTGATGCGCCGGGCCCTGGAATACGTGAAGGCCTTCGACGGGGTCATCGCCCAGCACGCCGAGGAGCCCCGGCTGACCGAGGGTGCCCAGATGCACGAGGGTGAGGTCTCCACCCGGCTCGGCCTGACCGGCTGGCCGGCGGTGGCCGAGGAGGCGATTATCGCCCGGGACGTGCTGCTCGCCGAGCACGTCGGCAGCCGGCTGCACGTCTGCCACGTCTCGACCGCCGGCAGCGTCGAGGTGCTGCGTCAGGCCAAGGCCCGAGGGGTACGGGTCACCGCCGAGGTCACCCCGCACCACTTACTGCTTACCGATGAGCTGGCCGCCAGCTACGACCCGGTGTTCAAGGTCAACCCGCCGCTGCGTACCGCCACCGACATCGCCGCGTTGCGCGCCGCGCTGGTCGAGGGCGTGATCGACATCGTGGCCACCGACCACGCGCCGCACGCCCTGGAGGACAAGGAGTGCGAGTGGGCGTACGCCCGGCCGGGAATGCTCGGACTGGAGACCGCGTTGTCGATCGTGCTCGACGTACTCGGGCCGGAATGGGACCTGATCGCCGAGCGGATGTCCCGGACGCCAGCCCGGATCGCCGGGCTGACCGAGCACGGGCTCAACCCGGCACCCGGGGTGCCGGCCAACCTCACCCTGGTCGACCCGGCCGCACGACGCACCATCGTCGCCGGCGAGTTGGCCAGCCGAAGCCGTAACACGCCCTACGCCGGCACGGTGCTGCCCGGCCGGATCGTGGCGACGTTCCTGCGGGGCGAGCCGACGGTCCTCGATGGAAAGGCGGTCAAGTGA
- a CDS encoding aspartate carbamoyltransferase catalytic subunit, protein MIRHLLSGADLDAATATLILDTAAEMASVAGREVKKLPALRGRTVVNLFYEDSTRTRISFEAAAKRLSADVINFSVKGSSVSKGESLKDTALTLQAMGADAVVIRHPASGAPHRLANWVDGSVVNAGDGTHEHPTQALLDAYTMRSRLGRLAGLQVAVVGDVLHSRVARSNVLLLSTLGAKVTLVGPPTLIPVDISAALAPGTQVSYDLDAVLPTTDVVMMLRVQRERMDTSYFPSAREYARRYGMDGARLRRLPEHAIVMHPGPMNRGMEIAPEVADSPRSTIVEQVTNGVSVRMAVLYLLLGGKNQ, encoded by the coding sequence GTGATCAGGCATCTGCTCTCCGGCGCGGACCTCGACGCGGCGACCGCCACGCTGATCCTGGACACTGCGGCCGAGATGGCGAGCGTGGCCGGACGTGAGGTCAAGAAGCTGCCCGCACTGCGCGGCCGTACCGTCGTCAACCTCTTCTACGAGGATTCCACCCGGACCCGGATCTCCTTCGAGGCGGCGGCGAAGCGGCTCTCCGCCGATGTGATCAACTTTTCGGTCAAGGGGTCGAGCGTCTCCAAGGGCGAGAGCCTGAAGGACACCGCCCTGACCCTCCAGGCGATGGGTGCCGACGCGGTGGTGATCCGGCATCCGGCCTCCGGGGCCCCGCACCGGCTGGCAAACTGGGTGGACGGGTCGGTGGTCAACGCTGGCGACGGCACCCACGAGCACCCGACCCAGGCGCTGCTGGACGCGTACACGATGCGGTCCCGGCTGGGCCGGTTGGCCGGTCTCCAGGTGGCCGTGGTCGGCGACGTGCTGCACAGCCGGGTGGCCCGCTCCAACGTCCTGCTGCTGTCGACGCTCGGGGCGAAGGTCACCCTGGTCGGTCCGCCGACGCTGATCCCGGTGGACATCAGCGCCGCGCTCGCACCCGGCACCCAGGTCTCCTACGACCTGGACGCGGTACTGCCCACCACCGACGTGGTGATGATGCTGCGGGTGCAGCGGGAGCGGATGGACACCTCCTACTTCCCGTCCGCCCGGGAGTACGCCCGCCGCTACGGTATGGACGGCGCCCGTCTGCGCAGGCTGCCCGAGCACGCCATCGTCATGCATCCGGGGCCGATGAACCGGGGCATGGAGATCGCTCCGGAGGTCGCCGACTCACCCCGGTCCACCATCGTCGAACAGGTCACCAACGGGGTCTCCGTCCGGATGGCCGTTCTCTATCTGCTGCTCGGGGGAAAGAACCAGTGA